The sequence below is a genomic window from Haemophilus pittmaniae.
CTATTTGTCCGTTTGGATGATTTGTTTATTGATGGCTTAGTGCATATTTCTACCTTGGATAACGATTATTATCGCTTTGATATGGAAAAACAGCGTTTGATTGGCGAAAACAGCGGAATGATTTACCGCTTGGGGGACAAGGTAAGAATTAAAGTGGAAGCCGTTCATTTACAACAAAAAATGGTAGATTTTTCACTGTTGGAAAGCGAACGTAAGCCACGTCGAGCCGGTAAAACCGCTAAGCAAAAGGCTAAACGCAGTTTTCAGGAATTGCCACAGCGTACTCAATCGAAAGGTAAAACAACGGCAAGCGCAGCGAGAACTAAGAAAGCCCCGAAAAAAGTGGCTACGCGCTCAAGCACTGGCAAAAAAACTGCCGATAAAAGAAAGTCAGGCTCTCCTAAAAGATCCTCCAAACGGAGTAATCGCAAAGCATAATTAAGGTCGGCGGGAGTATAGCCCGCCATTGATTCATCTCGGCCGCAAGGCCCCTATAAATGAAATAATCACTATGTCAGATAATATTTACGGTATTCATGCCGTACAAAGCATTCTAGCCAACAGTCCGGAACGTTTAATTGAAGTTTTTGTGTTAAAAGGACGTGAGGACAAGCGCCTACAACCTTTATTAAACGAGCTTTATGCATTAGGCCTGTCGGTGCAATTTGTCAACCGCCAAACCCTGGATAAAAAAGCCAATGGTGAGGTGCATCAAGGTATTATTGCCCGAGTACAACCGGCCCGTGAACTAAATGAAGTTGATTTAGATAGTATTTTACAAACCCATTCAGCACCTTTATTACTGGTGTTGGATGGGGTAACCGATCCGCATAATTTGGGCGCTTGTTTGCGTACAGCCGATGCTGCGGGGGTTGTCGCGGTGATCGTACCGAAGGATAAATCAGCGCAGCTGACCTCGATTGCACGTAAGGTAGCTTGTGGTGCGGCGGAAACCGTTCCCTTGATTCGCGTGACTAATTTGGCGCGCACGCTACGCGATTTGCAGCAACAACATAATATTTGGGTGGTTGGTACCGCCGGTGAAGCTACAGAAACCCTTTATCAGAGCCGTCTAACGGGGCCTTTGGCGTTAGTGATGGGGGC
It includes:
- the rlmB gene encoding 23S rRNA (guanosine(2251)-2'-O)-methyltransferase RlmB, coding for MSDNIYGIHAVQSILANSPERLIEVFVLKGREDKRLQPLLNELYALGLSVQFVNRQTLDKKANGEVHQGIIARVQPARELNEVDLDSILQTHSAPLLLVLDGVTDPHNLGACLRTADAAGVVAVIVPKDKSAQLTSIARKVACGAAETVPLIRVTNLARTLRDLQQQHNIWVVGTAGEATETLYQSRLTGPLALVMGAEGEGMRRLTREHCDQLISIPMAGSVSSLNVSVATGVCLFEIVRQRLAV